From one Helicoverpa zea isolate HzStark_Cry1AcR chromosome 10, ilHelZeax1.1, whole genome shotgun sequence genomic stretch:
- the LOC124633993 gene encoding GILT-like protein 1, whose product MAAKHLVWAAACFMLSLTAVSGLQAVNGRIKLTIGTASGCSDTMRFVQNQLTEAYSLYGQFLDVEFVPWGRTVWNSTGFHCQFFENDCWANRLHRCVLDRLKGNQDAQVHYMTCEFTSPYPAFAQGTYICAQAVGVNLIDIDHCVNNPGDALDTAAQSAAVVPMQAINFVPYIMFNDVPDIPLHDSAFSRLASMICFALSEDPSTGITSCTI is encoded by the coding sequence ATGGCCGCGAAACATTTGGTGTGGGCAGCCGCGTGCTTCATGCTATCCCTAACTGCAGTTAGTGGATTGCAAGCAGTAAATGGGAGAATTAAACTAACAATAGGCACAGCCTCTGGATGTTCTGATACAATGCGTTTTGTTCAAAATCAGTTAACTGAAGCCTACAGTTTGTACGGACAATTTCTGGACGTCGAATTCGTGCCCTGGGGAAGAACTGTCTGGAATTCCACTGGATTTCATTGTCAGTTCTTCGAAAACGACTGCTGGGCAAACCGTCTGCACAGATGCGTTCTGGACAGGTTGAAGGGTAATCAAGATGCTCAAGTGCACTACATGACTTGTGAATTCACCAGCCCTTACCCAGCTTTCGCGCAAGGAACTTATATTTGCGCTCAAGCTGTGGGGGTCAATCTTATCGACATAGACCACTGCGTGAACAACCCTGGAGACGCTTTGGACACTGCTGCTCAAAGCGCCGCCGTTGTTCCAATGCAGGCAATTAATTTTGTTCCATACATCATGTTCAACGACGTACCAGATATACCGTTGCATGACTCCGCCTTCAGCAGGCTCGCAAGCATGATTTGCTTCGCTTTATCTGAGGACCCTTCTACAGGAATAACAAGTTGTACAATTTAA